The proteins below come from a single Ictalurus furcatus strain D&B chromosome 27, Billie_1.0, whole genome shotgun sequence genomic window:
- the cartl gene encoding cocaine- and amphetamine-regulated transcript-like → MESSGIVIGVLLITLSFIMCNGQHLPEISAEDLQNSDINPDKEMVEVMAELLSKFQNRFPSTEKRAIPACAVGSRCAMRFGPRFGQLCECGRGYHCNSYLLKCI, encoded by the exons ATGGAGAGCTCAGGGATTGTGATCGGAGTGCTGCTCATCACTCTGTCTTTCATCATGTGCAACGGACAACATTTACCTGAGATATCTGCAGAGGATTTGCAGAACTCTGATATAAACCCTGACAAGGAGATG GTTGAAGTGATGGCGGAACTTCTGTCAAAGTTTCAGAACAGATTTCCATCAACGGAGAAACGCGCCATTCCAGCG TGTGCAGTCGGCTCCCGCTGTGCGATGAGGTTTGGTCCCCGCTTTGGGCAGCTGTGTGAATGTGGTCGAGGCTACCACTGCAACTCATACCTGCTAAAGTGCATCTGA